One Succinivibrio dextrinosolvens DNA window includes the following coding sequences:
- a CDS encoding bile acid:sodium symporter, with product MQLASIKNKLKTNSLFISILIGLIGFLAFRYIPQTKPLRPAASFLVDSLPVFLFFILFFSFCKLEIKEMKPRKWHLYLGLVQIISTGLFVALIYFYGYELSEKTVLLLEGIIICTIAPTAASAAVMTGKLGGNESSQTSYTIISNIIAAVFIPLFFPLICTTISGIFFDDFMLILRKVFPVLVLPLILAVIIRVFFPALLKLINKAKEIGFYLWLFTLAIQSARIFQNVANSKTGSAFLCTLFIVGLVITVVQFAVGKYFGHMDQQRISAGQGLGQKNTVFAIWIAIMFLSPEAAIVPSSYLLWQNLVNAIQMRLREKDTLARKQKGLEPYQE from the coding sequence ATGCAATTAGCATCAATAAAAAATAAGCTGAAAACCAACAGTCTTTTTATATCTATATTGATAGGACTAATTGGATTTCTTGCCTTCAGATATATTCCACAGACAAAACCTCTAAGACCAGCAGCTTCTTTTTTAGTAGATTCTCTGCCTGTTTTCCTTTTCTTTATTCTTTTTTTCTCCTTCTGTAAGCTTGAGATAAAAGAGATGAAACCTCGAAAATGGCATCTTTATCTTGGACTAGTCCAGATTATTTCTACAGGACTGTTTGTAGCTCTAATTTATTTCTACGGTTACGAACTTTCTGAAAAAACAGTTCTGCTTTTAGAAGGAATCATCATCTGCACCATTGCGCCAACCGCTGCGTCAGCTGCAGTTATGACAGGAAAGCTTGGTGGCAACGAATCATCCCAGACATCCTATACAATTATCAGTAATATAATTGCCGCGGTCTTTATTCCACTGTTCTTTCCACTGATATGTACTACCATCTCTGGAATCTTTTTTGATGATTTTATGTTAATTCTCAGAAAAGTGTTTCCTGTTCTGGTGCTCCCTCTGATTTTAGCTGTAATAATCAGAGTATTTTTCCCTGCGTTGCTCAAACTGATAAACAAAGCCAAAGAGATTGGTTTTTATCTATGGCTTTTTACCTTAGCCATACAGTCTGCAAGGATTTTCCAGAACGTTGCAAACTCAAAGACAGGCAGCGCATTCTTGTGTACTCTTTTTATTGTTGGTCTGGTGATAACAGTTGTACAGTTCGCTGTCGGCAAATATTTTGGACACATGGATCAGCAGAGAATCAGTGCGGGTCAGGGGTTAGGCCAGAAAAATACAGTATTTGCCATCTGGATTGCCATTATGTTTCTTTCTCCTGAGGCTGCTATTGTCCCAAGCAGCTATCTTCTGTGGCAGAATCTTGTTAACGCGATACAGATGAGATTAAGAGAAAAAGATACACTTGCAAGGAAACAAAAAGGTCTGGAGCCATATCAGGAATAA
- a CDS encoding DctP family TRAP transporter solute-binding subunit → MKKTLAVILATILGASVAMQAEAKTVLRFATDVSKDNTQGQGAVYFAEQVKEKSKGEIEIKTFFDSTLGNSQAIVSGARSGTIDIAMVGGGIASGLSPVMAVLDIPFIFKDKAHAYRVLDGEIGDKLYKTLEPLGLKGLAYFENGFRNMTNSRKPIVKPEDCAGLKIRVPQSNMLVATFEALKANPVPMAYGELYTAMETGAIEAQDHPISTLYAGKFYEIQKYLSMTNHAYTAVTVMMNKKKFDKLSADQQKLLVDCARDAAKYQREVNAKQEVTMIEDMKKTGIQVNDNVDSDAFMKATLSVRSIYTDKNGDEFVKLIDAERNK, encoded by the coding sequence ATGAAGAAAACCTTAGCAGTTATTCTGGCAACCATCCTTGGAGCAAGTGTTGCAATGCAGGCTGAAGCAAAGACAGTATTACGTTTTGCAACCGATGTTTCTAAGGATAATACTCAAGGGCAGGGTGCAGTTTACTTTGCTGAACAGGTAAAGGAAAAGTCAAAGGGCGAGATTGAAATCAAGACCTTCTTTGACAGTACCTTAGGTAACTCTCAGGCTATTGTTTCCGGAGCCCGTTCAGGAACAATTGATATTGCCATGGTTGGTGGCGGTATCGCTTCAGGTCTGTCTCCAGTAATGGCAGTACTTGATATTCCATTTATCTTCAAGGATAAGGCTCACGCATATCGTGTATTAGACGGTGAAATTGGTGATAAGCTGTATAAGACTCTAGAACCATTAGGTCTGAAAGGTCTTGCATATTTTGAGAATGGTTTCCGTAATATGACCAACAGCCGTAAGCCAATTGTTAAACCAGAGGACTGTGCTGGACTTAAGATCAGAGTTCCTCAGAGTAATATGCTGGTTGCAACCTTTGAGGCTCTAAAGGCAAATCCTGTTCCAATGGCATACGGTGAACTTTATACTGCAATGGAAACCGGTGCAATTGAGGCTCAGGACCACCCAATCTCTACTCTATATGCAGGAAAGTTCTATGAGATTCAGAAGTATCTGTCTATGACCAACCACGCATATACCGCTGTTACCGTAATGATGAACAAGAAGAAGTTTGATAAGCTTAGCGCTGATCAGCAGAAGCTTCTTGTAGACTGTGCACGTGATGCAGCTAAGTATCAGCGTGAGGTTAACGCTAAGCAGGAAGTTACCATGATTGAAGACATGAAGAAGACTGGTATTCAGGTTAACGACAATGTTGATTCTGATGCCTTCATGAAGGCTACTCTGTCTGTTCGTTCAATCTACACAGATAAGAATGGTGATGAATTTGTTAAGCTGATTGACGCAGAGCGTAACAAGTAA
- a CDS encoding TRAP transporter large permease subunit produces MTVAIFLAILLGSVCIGIPIAFSLLMCGFGLMWYMDMLDPQIVAQSLINGADNFTLLAIPFFVFAGDIMNVGGLAKRLVDLPMKLVGHKAGGLGYVVIIAAVIMASLSGSPAADTAAIAAIMFPMMTKANYPKEGSVGLIASGGIIAPIIPPSIPFIVIGVTASVSISQLFLAGIVPGILMGVTLCFVWSLRARKYEAAPKASAKEIMKAFKSGIWALMLPVIIIGGFKTGVFTPTEAGAVASVYALFISICVYRELTLKAIYGALLNTVKTSGVIMMMVAAAQVSAWLMTVADLPGAVIELLRPMIDSPKILLAFILILLTVMGMVLDLIPIVLILVPVLMPLIHEAGINEIYFCVMFIICCSIGLITPPVGNVLNVVSSVTRVPFERSVIGILPYAGSLLLLLILFLIFPEIIIGPLNFMIGK; encoded by the coding sequence ATGACTGTAGCAATTTTCCTGGCGATTCTTTTAGGTTCTGTTTGTATCGGCATTCCTATTGCCTTTTCACTGCTGATGTGCGGTTTTGGTCTGATGTGGTACATGGATATGCTGGATCCTCAGATCGTGGCTCAGAGTCTTATTAACGGTGCTGACAATTTTACTCTCCTGGCAATTCCATTCTTCGTCTTTGCTGGAGATATCATGAATGTCGGAGGTCTGGCAAAACGTCTTGTTGATCTGCCAATGAAACTTGTTGGACACAAAGCCGGCGGTCTTGGCTATGTGGTTATTATTGCTGCTGTGATTATGGCATCTCTGTCTGGTTCACCTGCTGCTGATACCGCAGCTATTGCAGCCATTATGTTTCCAATGATGACAAAGGCCAATTATCCAAAGGAAGGTTCTGTCGGTCTGATTGCTTCTGGTGGCATTATTGCACCTATTATTCCTCCTTCAATTCCATTTATCGTAATCGGTGTAACCGCTTCTGTTTCAATTTCTCAGCTGTTTTTAGCCGGTATTGTTCCTGGCATTCTCATGGGTGTAACCCTCTGCTTTGTCTGGAGTCTGAGAGCTCGTAAATATGAGGCAGCTCCTAAGGCTTCAGCAAAAGAGATTATGAAGGCCTTTAAGAGCGGTATCTGGGCTCTGATGCTTCCGGTAATCATCATCGGTGGTTTCAAGACAGGTGTGTTTACTCCAACCGAAGCAGGTGCGGTAGCCTCTGTTTATGCTCTGTTCATTTCAATATGTGTTTATCGTGAACTGACCTTAAAGGCTATTTACGGTGCTTTACTGAATACTGTTAAAACCTCAGGTGTCATTATGATGATGGTGGCTGCAGCTCAGGTTTCAGCCTGGCTTATGACTGTAGCTGATCTTCCAGGTGCTGTAATTGAACTTTTAAGACCAATGATTGACAGTCCAAAAATACTGCTGGCTTTCATTCTGATTCTACTTACTGTCATGGGTATGGTTCTGGATCTGATCCCTATCGTTCTGATTCTGGTTCCTGTTCTGATGCCTTTAATTCATGAAGCAGGTATCAATGAGATCTATTTCTGTGTGATGTTTATTATCTGCTGTTCAATTGGTCTGATTACACCACCTGTTGGTAACGTACTGAATGTGGTATCAAGTGTAACCCGTGTGCCATTTGAGCGTTCAGTAATAGGTATTCTGCCATACGCAGGTTCACTCCTGCTGCTACTGATTCTGTTCCTGATATTCCCTGAAATTATCATAGGTCCTCTTAATTTCATGATTGGAAAGTAA
- a CDS encoding TRAP transporter small permease: MEKISQVISKSLDIFSVVLLVIMSLLVIINVALRFIFNSSIVFSEEISRFLFIWVVYIGAIIAVRDDSHIYVDFLRNKLPSWLQFFLKVVCEIAMIIGCTLFFLGSIDLTEVNITDHSPVAGISLGYVYSAGLVGSFGMIVMLCIRLVRLFRKNGGDSQREAE, from the coding sequence ATGGAGAAAATAAGTCAAGTAATTTCCAAGTCACTTGACATCTTTTCAGTGGTTCTTCTGGTGATTATGTCTTTACTGGTAATCATTAATGTTGCTCTGCGTTTTATCTTTAATTCCAGTATTGTCTTTTCCGAAGAAATATCCAGATTTCTTTTTATTTGGGTGGTATACATTGGCGCTATTATCGCAGTAAGAGACGACAGCCATATCTATGTTGATTTTCTGCGTAATAAACTGCCTTCCTGGCTGCAGTTCTTCCTTAAAGTTGTATGCGAAATCGCAATGATAATCGGTTGTACCCTATTCTTCCTAGGTAGTATTGATCTCACTGAGGTAAACATCACTGACCATTCTCCTGTAGCTGGTATTTCTTTGGGCTATGTTTATTCAGCTGGTTTAGTCGGAAGTTTCGGCATGATTGTGATGCTGTGTATCAGACTTGTAAGGCTGTTCCGTAAAAATGGCGGAGACTCTCAGAGGGAGGCTGAATAA
- a CDS encoding bile acid:sodium symporter produces the protein MLKVLLKKLKPYTLLIAVSLGFMVFCFFRFTKLSMPLRPTAHFIGESLPVILFFILFFAFSKITLHQMKPRAWHFILVIYQIISTALLALYLRSYNGEQNIVILEGILICLITPTAASASVITGKLGGNESSLTTYIIFSNLAAAVAIPLFFPLFCDMGNNSFFHDCFLILNHISPILVLPMILTVIIRTFSPKLHQFILRNTKEIGFYLWAFIIVVVSAKTFANIEASDKTATEITIMAAVGFFMTILQFALAKGIGQFGGQRISAGQALGQKNMVFGLWVTLTYLNPTVAIIPGTYILWQNVVNAWQMWYREKNLRIWEQRGESPYQE, from the coding sequence ATGCTAAAGGTATTATTAAAAAAACTTAAACCATACACTCTGCTGATCGCAGTTTCGCTGGGGTTTATGGTATTCTGCTTCTTCAGATTTACAAAACTTTCAATGCCACTAAGACCTACGGCACACTTTATTGGTGAATCATTACCGGTAATACTTTTCTTTATTCTGTTTTTTGCCTTCAGCAAAATTACCCTGCATCAGATGAAACCTAGAGCCTGGCATTTTATACTTGTCATCTATCAGATTATTAGCACTGCGCTTCTCGCGCTGTACCTCAGAAGCTATAATGGGGAACAGAACATAGTCATACTTGAAGGCATTCTTATATGTCTTATTACTCCGACAGCAGCTTCGGCTTCAGTAATAACCGGTAAACTCGGCGGGAATGAATCCTCACTTACAACATATATTATTTTCAGTAACCTTGCTGCAGCCGTCGCCATCCCACTTTTTTTTCCACTGTTTTGCGATATGGGGAATAACTCCTTCTTTCATGACTGCTTTTTGATCCTGAATCACATCTCCCCTATTCTGGTACTGCCTATGATACTGACGGTAATCATCAGAACCTTCAGTCCGAAACTTCATCAGTTTATTCTCAGAAATACAAAAGAAATAGGCTTTTACCTATGGGCCTTCATTATTGTGGTAGTCTCAGCAAAGACCTTCGCAAATATTGAAGCCTCGGATAAAACCGCCACAGAGATTACCATCATGGCGGCTGTAGGTTTTTTTATGACCATTCTTCAGTTTGCTCTAGCAAAAGGAATTGGTCAGTTTGGAGGACAGAGAATCAGTGCAGGTCAGGCATTAGGACAGAAAAATATGGTATTTGGTCTATGGGTAACACTTACCTATCTGAATCCGACCGTAGCCATTATTCCAGGAACCTATATTCTGTGGCAGAACGTAGTGAATGCCTGGCAGATGTGGTATAGAGAAAAGAATCTTAGAATATGGGAACAGAGAGGAGAAAGCCCTTATCAGGAATAA